The following are encoded together in the Kribbella sp. CA-293567 genome:
- a CDS encoding GAF and ANTAR domain-containing protein, with the protein MTGHDDLHLEIADAMAEVAASLRAPIDLDETLAVITRVAADTVPGIVDASISITTKEGRIQTLAPTGPTVIRADHLQYELGEGPCLEAAVEEPVVAVNDLAADPRWPDFGPKAAALGFGSQVAFQFRAVPHVRGALNLYATEPNSIDQDAIQLGSMFAGQVALAMGWARQDQTMTEALATRNVIGQAVGIVMERYHLDSDRAFAFLTRLSQTSNTKLNAIAAALVRQVNEKSHS; encoded by the coding sequence ATGACCGGACACGATGACCTGCACCTGGAGATCGCCGACGCGATGGCCGAGGTGGCCGCTTCGCTGCGTGCTCCGATCGACCTGGACGAGACGCTGGCGGTGATCACCCGGGTGGCCGCCGACACCGTCCCGGGGATCGTCGACGCGAGTATCTCGATCACCACCAAGGAAGGCCGGATCCAGACCCTGGCGCCGACCGGGCCGACGGTGATCCGGGCCGACCACCTGCAGTACGAGCTGGGTGAAGGCCCCTGTCTGGAGGCGGCGGTCGAAGAGCCGGTGGTCGCGGTGAACGACCTGGCCGCCGACCCGCGCTGGCCGGACTTCGGCCCGAAGGCGGCGGCACTCGGCTTCGGCTCGCAGGTCGCCTTCCAGTTCCGCGCCGTACCGCACGTCCGCGGCGCACTGAACCTGTACGCGACCGAGCCGAACTCGATCGACCAGGACGCGATCCAGCTGGGCAGCATGTTCGCCGGCCAGGTCGCGCTGGCGATGGGGTGGGCCCGCCAGGACCAGACGATGACCGAGGCACTGGCCACCCGCAACGTGATCGGCCAGGCCGTCGGCATCGTGATGGAGCGCTACCACCTGGACTCCGACCGCGCCTTCGCCTTCCTGACCCGCCTCTCCCAGACCAGCAACACCAAGCTCAACGCGATCGCCGCGGCGCTGGTCAGACAGGTGAACGAGAAGTCACACAGTTGA
- a CDS encoding MerR family transcriptional regulator, with amino-acid sequence MELWTLGELAERVESALADYPGQANGRVRAVPDQRAIRWYTTTGLIDRPTEMRGRTALYSHRHLLQLVAIKRRQSQGRTLAEIQSELTGATNETLHPIAGLPATPSAPVNGSADAAGTASADAAGTASADAAAAGIASGAGDGSSGDPADSHFAGSRQSARSRFWADHQHQPSAAASPREAAPATDASAALVAAIRLTTGVTVVLDHPGPVADPARLAAAAAPLLAELTRQGLVTRSSGDER; translated from the coding sequence ATGGAACTGTGGACCCTTGGCGAGCTGGCAGAACGGGTGGAGTCGGCATTGGCCGACTACCCGGGGCAGGCCAACGGCCGGGTGCGCGCCGTCCCGGACCAGCGCGCGATCCGCTGGTACACGACCACCGGCCTGATCGACCGACCCACCGAGATGCGCGGCCGCACCGCCCTCTACAGCCACCGCCACCTCCTCCAACTGGTAGCCATCAAACGCCGCCAGTCCCAAGGCCGCACCCTCGCCGAGATCCAGTCCGAACTCACCGGCGCCACCAACGAAACCCTCCACCCCATCGCAGGCCTCCCAGCCACCCCGAGCGCCCCCGTCAACGGCAGCGCCGACGCTGCGGGTACGGCGAGCGCCGACGCTGCGGGTACGGCGAGCGCCGACGCTGCTGCTGCGGGTATCGCCAGCGGCGCGGGCGACGGCAGCTCGGGTGATCCCGCCGACAGTCACTTCGCCGGGTCGCGTCAGTCGGCTCGTTCCCGTTTCTGGGCCGACCACCAACACCAACCATCCGCCGCCGCCTCGCCGCGCGAAGCGGCACCAGCAACGGACGCGTCAGCCGCTCTGGTCGCCGCCATTCGGCTGACCACCGGCGTGACCGTCGTGCTCGACCACCCCGGCCCCGTCGCCGACCCTGCCCGCCTGGCCGCCGCCGCAGCCCCGCTGCTCGCGGAGCTGACCCGCCAGGGGCTTGTCACCCGATCGTCAGGAGACGAGAGATGA
- a CDS encoding VIT domain-containing protein, translated as MTVLPALESGDRPDLSDDAGLGALSTERGNLPLERIDAHATITGLVAGTVLTQDFRNPYDVPLEATYIFPLPPRAAVTTLRMTADGRTVEAELQERAQARETYDNALAAGQRASIAEEERPDVFTLRVGNILPGELVTIQLTLVMPLPYEDGEATYRLPLVVAPRYIPGHPLTGPSVGDGVVPDTDAVPDASRITPPILLPGFPNPVRLSITADLDPSGLPLQGIRSSLHAIATQQGDHGTTVAIEPGERVDRDFILRLAYGEAEATATAFTLHPDPINQATQTNVAQSNDSGEGTFELTILPPLGTTPPRARDVVLVLDRSGSMSGWKMIAARRAAARIVDTLTPADRFAVLSFDTFVERPAGLPEGLSAGTDRHRFRAVEHLAGLTARGGTEMLAPLREAATLLSDGGERDRVVVLVTDGQVGNEDQLLSELAGPLTGVRIHTVGIDRAVNAGFLSRLAGLGGGRCELVESEDRLDEALDRIHLRIGTPLLTGLELSADGLTLLTDSISPARTPNAFAGVPLVLRGRYRGRADNATATLRGITASGDEWHAEVPAAQSESTAASAVWARGHLRDLEDRYSTAAGDVQELEQRIVAVSLRHQVLCRFTALVAVDSRVVNDGGPRHQVTQPVELPSGWDHHALAMPAAFAAAPGGAQAASDAAFPAAAAGGAGRPLPRSSARLRPGLNAMSRSAMHSAPAGFSEELQSAHDPLTEARAQAAAEAQLLRTAGTPTLLQRRIILSDLASRLDALLRTTGSEAEALRQLITELAALDSSTAVVEAELDALWERALRVLDEFAGTTPTTGGPADDAHPAPADAVPKRQFWKRS; from the coding sequence ATGACCGTTCTGCCCGCCCTCGAATCCGGCGACCGCCCCGACCTCAGCGACGACGCCGGTCTCGGTGCCCTGAGCACCGAACGCGGCAACCTCCCGCTGGAACGCATCGACGCCCACGCCACCATCACCGGCCTGGTCGCGGGCACCGTGCTCACCCAGGACTTCCGCAACCCGTACGACGTACCGCTGGAAGCGACCTACATCTTCCCGCTCCCACCCCGCGCCGCCGTCACCACGCTCCGGATGACCGCCGACGGCCGCACGGTCGAGGCCGAGCTGCAAGAACGCGCTCAGGCCCGCGAGACCTACGACAACGCACTTGCGGCCGGCCAGCGAGCGTCGATCGCCGAAGAGGAACGGCCCGACGTCTTCACCCTTCGAGTCGGCAACATCCTCCCCGGCGAGCTCGTGACGATCCAGCTCACTCTCGTCATGCCGCTCCCGTACGAGGACGGCGAAGCGACGTACCGGCTGCCGTTGGTGGTCGCCCCGCGGTACATCCCAGGCCACCCATTGACCGGCCCCAGCGTCGGCGACGGCGTCGTACCGGACACGGACGCAGTACCGGACGCCTCTCGCATCACCCCGCCGATCCTGCTCCCTGGTTTCCCCAACCCCGTCAGGTTGAGCATCACCGCCGACCTCGACCCCTCCGGCCTTCCGCTGCAGGGAATCCGCTCCAGCCTGCACGCGATCGCTACTCAGCAAGGCGATCACGGCACCACCGTCGCGATCGAGCCGGGTGAGCGAGTGGACCGCGACTTCATCCTTAGACTCGCGTACGGCGAAGCCGAGGCAACCGCGACCGCCTTCACCCTCCACCCGGACCCGATCAATCAGGCCACTCAGACGAACGTTGCTCAAAGCAACGACAGCGGCGAAGGCACCTTCGAGCTGACCATCCTGCCGCCCCTCGGAACCACCCCACCGCGCGCCCGCGACGTCGTGCTGGTGCTGGACCGCTCCGGCAGCATGAGCGGCTGGAAGATGATCGCCGCCCGCCGGGCAGCCGCGCGGATCGTCGACACCCTGACCCCGGCCGATCGTTTCGCCGTCCTCAGCTTCGACACCTTCGTGGAGCGCCCGGCCGGCTTGCCCGAAGGCTTGTCCGCGGGCACCGATCGCCATCGTTTCCGGGCGGTCGAGCACCTGGCCGGCCTGACCGCACGCGGCGGCACCGAGATGCTCGCACCGCTGCGCGAAGCCGCCACCCTGCTCAGCGACGGCGGCGAGCGCGACCGCGTGGTCGTCCTGGTCACCGATGGTCAGGTCGGCAACGAGGACCAGCTCCTCTCCGAACTCGCCGGCCCACTGACCGGCGTACGCATCCACACCGTCGGCATCGACCGCGCAGTGAACGCGGGATTCCTCAGTCGCCTGGCCGGCCTCGGCGGCGGCCGTTGCGAACTGGTCGAGAGCGAGGACCGCCTCGACGAGGCACTGGACCGCATCCACCTCCGGATCGGTACGCCGCTGCTGACCGGCCTCGAGCTGTCGGCCGACGGCCTGACCTTGCTGACCGACTCGATCAGCCCGGCCCGTACGCCGAACGCATTCGCCGGCGTCCCCCTCGTACTGCGCGGGCGCTATCGCGGTCGGGCCGACAATGCCACTGCCACTCTGCGCGGCATCACCGCGTCAGGCGACGAGTGGCATGCCGAGGTGCCTGCCGCCCAGTCGGAGAGCACCGCGGCAAGCGCAGTCTGGGCACGCGGCCACCTGCGTGACTTGGAGGACCGCTACTCCACCGCTGCCGGCGATGTGCAAGAACTGGAGCAGCGGATCGTCGCGGTGTCGTTGCGTCACCAGGTGCTCTGCCGCTTCACCGCCCTGGTCGCCGTGGATTCGCGAGTCGTCAACGATGGTGGCCCAAGGCATCAAGTAACGCAGCCGGTCGAGTTGCCGTCCGGTTGGGATCACCACGCCCTCGCCATGCCTGCCGCTTTCGCTGCCGCTCCCGGCGGTGCCCAGGCGGCATCTGATGCCGCCTTCCCCGCTGCCGCAGCGGGTGGCGCCGGCCGGCCGCTCCCACGAAGCTCGGCGCGACTCCGCCCGGGCCTCAACGCCATGAGCCGCAGCGCGATGCACAGCGCTCCGGCCGGCTTCTCGGAGGAGCTGCAGTCAGCCCACGACCCGCTGACCGAAGCTCGCGCACAAGCCGCTGCCGAGGCACAACTGCTCCGCACCGCCGGTACGCCGACGCTGCTGCAGCGGCGGATCATCCTGTCCGATCTGGCCAGCCGCCTCGACGCGCTCCTCCGCACCACTGGCTCAGAAGCGGAGGCGCTGCGTCAGCTGATCACCGAGCTGGCCGCGCTCGACAGTTCGACGGCGGTAGTCGAAGCCGAGCTAGACGCGTTGTGGGAGCGAGCGCTGCGGGTGCTCGACGAGTTCGCCGGCACCACGCCGACCACAGGCGGGCCGGCTGACGACGCACACCCGGCTCCCGCGGACGCAGTACCGAAGCGGCAGTTCTGGAAACGCTCCTGA
- the glgX gene encoding glycogen debranching protein GlgX — MQKWPGRPYPLGATYDGSGTNFALFSEVAQQVDLALIDDDGSEQLVQLTEVDGFVWHAYLPAVQPGQRYGYRVHGPYDPANGHRCNPSKLLLDPYAKAIDGQVDADESLFSYRFAKPDELNTMDNRAHTMLSVVTNPFFDWGNDRPPGHAYHETVIYEAHVKGLTKTHPGLPEEIRGTYAGIGHPAIIEHLKELGVTAIELMPVHQFAQDGHLQERNLSNYWGYNTIGFFAPHNAYSSLGGRGQQVTEFKTMVQALHEADIEVILDVVYNHTAEGNEMGPTLSFKGIDNAAYYRLVDSDKSHYYDTTGTGNSLLMRHPHVLQLIMDSLRYWVTEMHVDGFRFDLASTLARQFHEVDRLSAFFDLVQQDPVVSQVKLIAEPWDVGDGGYQVGNFPPLWTEWNGKYRDTVRDFWRGEKYTLAEFGSRLTGSSDLYRDDSRRPLASINFITAHDGFTLRDLVSYNEKHNDANGEGGNDGESHNRSWNCGAEGETDNVEVLQLRAKQQRNFLATLLISQGVPMLAHGDELGRTQSGNNNVYCQDNELAWVNWDLTEEQQDLLEFTGQLVRLRNEHPVFRRRRFFHGDTGVDGLGDLVWFTPDGQEMQDGDWSRDDARAVAVFLNGDAISEPDPRGEPVVDDSFLILLNSNHEAEDFLLPTKEYGENWTVAVDTVRPTGRSNEVEHAAGSTVRVEAHGMFVLTRPRQAAQ, encoded by the coding sequence GTGCAGAAATGGCCTGGTCGTCCTTATCCCCTCGGAGCCACGTACGACGGCTCCGGTACGAACTTCGCGCTGTTCTCGGAGGTAGCTCAACAAGTTGACCTTGCCCTGATCGACGACGACGGCTCGGAACAGCTGGTCCAGCTGACCGAGGTCGACGGATTCGTGTGGCACGCGTACCTGCCGGCGGTCCAGCCCGGGCAGCGCTACGGGTACCGCGTGCACGGTCCGTACGATCCCGCCAACGGGCACCGGTGCAACCCGTCGAAGCTGTTGCTCGACCCGTACGCGAAGGCCATCGACGGTCAGGTCGATGCCGACGAGTCACTGTTCAGTTACCGGTTCGCGAAGCCGGACGAGCTGAACACGATGGACAACCGCGCGCACACCATGCTGTCGGTGGTCACCAACCCGTTCTTCGACTGGGGCAACGACCGGCCGCCGGGCCACGCGTACCACGAGACGGTGATCTACGAGGCGCACGTCAAGGGCCTCACCAAGACCCACCCGGGCCTGCCGGAGGAGATCCGCGGCACCTACGCCGGGATCGGGCACCCGGCGATCATCGAGCACCTCAAGGAGCTCGGGGTGACCGCGATCGAGCTGATGCCGGTGCACCAGTTCGCCCAGGACGGGCATCTGCAGGAGCGGAACCTGTCCAACTACTGGGGCTACAACACGATCGGCTTCTTCGCGCCGCACAACGCCTACTCGTCCCTGGGGGGCCGCGGCCAGCAGGTGACCGAGTTCAAGACGATGGTGCAGGCGCTGCACGAGGCCGACATCGAGGTGATCCTCGACGTGGTCTACAACCACACCGCCGAGGGCAACGAGATGGGCCCGACGCTGAGCTTCAAGGGCATCGACAACGCGGCGTACTACCGGCTGGTGGACTCGGACAAATCGCACTACTACGACACCACCGGCACCGGCAACAGCCTGCTGATGCGGCACCCGCACGTGCTGCAGCTGATCATGGACTCGCTGCGCTACTGGGTCACCGAGATGCACGTGGACGGCTTCCGGTTCGACCTCGCCTCGACTCTGGCCCGCCAGTTCCACGAGGTGGACCGGCTGTCGGCGTTCTTCGACCTGGTCCAGCAGGACCCGGTGGTCAGCCAGGTGAAGCTGATCGCCGAGCCGTGGGACGTCGGCGACGGCGGCTACCAGGTCGGCAACTTCCCGCCGCTGTGGACCGAGTGGAACGGCAAGTACCGCGACACCGTCCGGGACTTCTGGCGGGGTGAGAAGTACACGTTGGCCGAGTTCGGCTCGCGGCTGACCGGCTCCTCCGACCTGTACCGCGACGACAGCCGGCGTCCGCTGGCCAGCATCAACTTCATCACCGCCCACGACGGGTTCACCCTGCGTGACCTGGTGTCCTACAACGAGAAGCACAACGACGCCAACGGCGAGGGCGGCAACGACGGTGAGAGCCACAACCGGTCCTGGAACTGCGGCGCCGAGGGCGAGACCGACAACGTCGAGGTGCTCCAGCTGCGGGCCAAGCAGCAGCGCAACTTCCTCGCCACACTGCTGATCTCGCAGGGTGTGCCGATGCTCGCGCACGGCGACGAACTGGGCCGCACCCAGTCGGGCAACAACAACGTGTACTGCCAGGACAACGAGCTGGCCTGGGTGAACTGGGACCTGACGGAGGAGCAGCAGGACCTGCTGGAGTTCACCGGTCAGCTGGTCCGGCTGCGCAACGAGCACCCGGTGTTCCGGCGCCGCCGGTTCTTCCACGGCGACACCGGCGTCGACGGACTCGGCGACCTGGTCTGGTTCACCCCGGACGGCCAGGAGATGCAGGACGGCGACTGGAGCCGGGACGACGCCCGCGCCGTCGCGGTGTTCCTCAACGGGGACGCCATCTCCGAGCCCGATCCGCGCGGTGAGCCGGTGGTCGACGACTCGTTCCTGATCCTGCTGAACAGCAACCACGAAGCGGAGGACTTCTTGCTGCCCACCAAGGAGTACGGCGAGAACTGGACGGTGGCGGTGGACACCGTCCGCCCGACCGGCCGGAGCAACGAGGTCGAGCACGCGGCCGGCAGCACCGTCCGGGTGGAGGCGCACGGCATGTTCGTGCTGACCAGGCCGCGGCAGGCAGCGCAATGA
- a CDS encoding DUF1906 domain-containing protein produces the protein MTVPANWPVVDLAKDPTACVRFDRPAVYLGRSTGQADCPSRLVGRSEGLVLEPLTRAARSSDGELQIAVADAGVLATAYHAPGAEQVARKVLKSGKVTSKAQAVQQPRQAQAAPSIVATGTIGAPGFDTCAAPSQAAMDAWKYPASPYRAVGIYTSGALRACDQPNLTPEWVAANAAKGWQFLLIDVGMQAPCTTFSSKMSTDPAIALTEGRTAAANAVVAAQALGFAPRSAIYSDIENYPSTASCKASVLSYLSGWTQELNSHGYVSGTYVSASSGGVDLSSAYNSTAYTRPDNLWFAHWGSTPAGTSRFIPATYWSNHQRVHQNVGNVTETHGGVSITIDSNALNLTAPPVPVTGFDATGSNATAALRWTVPTGTKLGQVIVRRNTGATPPALPTSGTAVYAGTASTAGAPGLAAATSYTFRAWIKDTTGKIGPGADTFLAGTRATIAASSASIMYTGGVTLSSKATRVDTAAGLAGVPMTLYSKAKNGTKWTTVTTVMSSATGDATSLQKPAVSTYYMWGYNGSADLLGSRSSAVLVEVRPAMSGYLTPAAIKLGASTLLYGYLNPPHAGTTAYLQRRSGTTWVAVTTVKLTTNGKYTFSIKPTARGTYTYRVVWLADADHQGTQTPSKVLTVS, from the coding sequence GTGACCGTGCCGGCGAACTGGCCGGTGGTGGACCTGGCGAAGGACCCGACGGCTTGTGTCCGGTTCGACCGGCCGGCGGTGTACCTGGGGCGCAGTACGGGGCAGGCGGACTGTCCTTCGCGCTTGGTCGGCCGCAGCGAGGGGCTGGTGCTGGAGCCGTTGACCAGGGCGGCTCGGTCGAGTGACGGCGAGCTCCAGATCGCCGTGGCAGACGCGGGCGTGCTGGCGACGGCGTACCACGCTCCGGGCGCCGAGCAGGTCGCCCGGAAGGTGCTGAAGTCGGGCAAGGTCACCTCCAAGGCGCAGGCCGTTCAGCAGCCGCGGCAGGCTCAAGCGGCACCCTCGATCGTGGCGACCGGGACCATCGGCGCTCCCGGGTTCGACACCTGCGCGGCTCCGAGCCAGGCAGCGATGGACGCCTGGAAGTACCCGGCTTCGCCGTACCGGGCGGTCGGGATCTACACCAGCGGCGCCCTCCGTGCCTGTGACCAGCCGAACCTGACGCCGGAGTGGGTCGCCGCGAACGCGGCGAAGGGCTGGCAGTTCCTGCTGATCGATGTCGGCATGCAGGCCCCCTGCACCACCTTCAGCAGCAAGATGTCGACGGACCCCGCCATCGCCTTGACCGAGGGCCGTACTGCAGCGGCCAACGCCGTTGTGGCGGCGCAGGCGCTCGGGTTCGCGCCGCGGAGCGCGATCTACAGCGACATCGAGAACTACCCGTCGACCGCGTCCTGCAAGGCCTCCGTGCTGTCCTATCTGAGCGGCTGGACGCAGGAGCTCAACTCCCACGGCTACGTCAGCGGTACGTACGTCAGTGCGAGCTCAGGCGGGGTTGACCTGTCCAGCGCCTACAACAGCACCGCCTACACCCGCCCGGACAACCTGTGGTTCGCCCACTGGGGATCGACCCCGGCCGGCACCAGCCGCTTCATCCCGGCCACCTACTGGTCCAACCACCAGCGCGTGCACCAGAACGTCGGCAACGTCACCGAGACCCATGGCGGCGTCAGCATCACCATCGACAGCAACGCGTTGAACCTGACCGCGCCACCGGTCCCAGTGACCGGCTTCGACGCGACCGGCTCGAACGCCACAGCAGCGCTCCGCTGGACGGTCCCGACCGGCACCAAGCTGGGCCAGGTCATCGTGCGCCGCAACACCGGCGCCACCCCGCCCGCACTGCCCACCAGCGGTACCGCGGTCTACGCCGGCACAGCCAGTACTGCGGGTGCCCCCGGCTTGGCGGCGGCGACCAGCTACACGTTCCGCGCCTGGATCAAGGACACCACCGGCAAGATCGGCCCGGGAGCAGACACCTTCCTCGCCGGCACCCGGGCCACCATCGCCGCGAGTTCCGCCTCGATCATGTACACCGGCGGAGTCACCCTCAGCAGCAAAGCCACCCGGGTCGACACTGCGGCCGGGCTGGCCGGAGTACCGATGACGCTGTACTCGAAGGCGAAGAACGGGACCAAGTGGACGACCGTCACCACGGTCATGTCCTCCGCTACCGGCGACGCCACGTCCCTGCAGAAGCCTGCGGTCTCCACCTACTACATGTGGGGCTACAACGGCTCGGCCGACCTGCTCGGCTCGCGCAGCAGCGCAGTACTGGTGGAGGTCCGCCCGGCGATGTCGGGCTACCTGACACCGGCCGCGATCAAGCTCGGCGCAAGCACCCTGCTCTACGGCTACCTCAACCCCCCGCACGCCGGGACCACGGCCTACCTGCAGCGCAGATCCGGCACCACCTGGGTAGCCGTCACCACCGTCAAACTGACCACCAACGGCAAGTACACCTTCAGCATCAAGCCAACAGCCCGAGGCACCTACACCTACCGAGTCGTCTGGCTGGCCGACGCGGACCACCAGGGCACCCAGACCCCGTCCAAGGTCCTCACCGTCAGCTGA
- a CDS encoding S1 family peptidase, giving the protein MLKRAVAIAGVLLLASAGTATASMDRQDHELIVGGTLSSTTEAPWAIALTNSTSSRSTGRWCGAALVKADKVITAAHCMIKPASTYTAVQGRPDLTDTTVGRSSGIKSIWIHPGYNRTENRYDFAVLTLSRPITGVPLLPLETDPKADRKGVVPTVFGWGDTQETGPADTLSKLAVPNLGDAACLANEEYTANGYAAATNVCAGYVDGGRDACQGDSGGPLVLNGRLLGTVSWGKGCAERGYPGVYAQISSATKLLQAELAR; this is encoded by the coding sequence ATGCTGAAACGCGCTGTTGCCATTGCCGGAGTACTGCTGCTCGCCTCCGCCGGCACCGCGACGGCCTCGATGGACCGTCAGGACCATGAACTGATCGTCGGCGGAACCCTCTCCAGTACGACCGAAGCGCCGTGGGCGATCGCGCTGACCAACTCGACGTCCTCGCGGTCGACCGGCCGCTGGTGCGGCGCCGCGCTGGTCAAGGCGGACAAGGTGATCACCGCCGCGCACTGCATGATCAAGCCGGCCTCCACCTACACGGCGGTCCAGGGCCGGCCCGACCTGACCGACACCACCGTCGGCCGGAGCTCGGGAATCAAGTCGATCTGGATCCACCCGGGGTACAACCGGACCGAGAACCGGTACGACTTCGCCGTCCTCACCCTCAGCCGGCCGATCACCGGCGTACCGCTGCTGCCGCTGGAGACGGACCCGAAGGCCGACCGGAAGGGCGTCGTACCGACGGTCTTCGGCTGGGGTGACACGCAGGAGACGGGTCCCGCCGACACGTTGTCGAAGCTCGCCGTACCGAATCTGGGCGACGCCGCCTGCCTGGCCAACGAGGAGTACACCGCCAACGGGTACGCCGCTGCCACCAACGTCTGTGCGGGTTATGTCGACGGTGGCCGCGATGCGTGTCAGGGCGACTCGGGTGGTCCGCTGGTGCTGAACGGACGGCTGCTCGGGACGGTCTCGTGGGGCAAGGGGTGCGCCGAGCGTGGGTATCCGGGGGTCTACGCGCAGATCTCGTCGGCCACCAAGCTGCTGCAGGCCGAGCTCGCGCGGTAA
- a CDS encoding amino acid permease: MNRATRPPSATHPLLRKKSIDDMLAASRGEHGSEHLQRTMGTFQLMMFGVGATIGTGIFFVLAVTVPEAGPAVMITFLLVGVIAALTALCYAEVASTIPVSGSAYSYSFASLGELPAYIVGWCLILEYGVAAAATSVGWAEYFNALLDDVFGFQIPASLSAGLLAEDPGIVNLPAVVLVGLCCLLLLRGAKESARANAIMVVIKLCVLALFVVIALTWFESGNLRPFAPEGISGVSAAIPAIFFTFLGIDAVSTAGEEVKDPGRTIPRAVFGAVAIVTVFYLLVAFAAVGAQPRSRFEGQDAGLEAILNDVTGVALPGIIIAVGAVVSIFSVTLITIYGQTRILFAMGRDGMLPPLFKEVNRSTLSPNRNVLVTSAFIAILAALVPIDKLFDLVSIGTLAAFMVVSATVIILRRTRPDLKRGFRLPFGPVIPILSIVACAYAASTIAAVTWISVALWLVLALTIYFLYSRKHSVLADRGESAGQ, from the coding sequence ATGAACCGAGCCACTCGTCCGCCGTCAGCCACGCATCCGCTGCTGCGCAAGAAGAGCATCGACGACATGCTCGCCGCCAGTCGCGGCGAGCATGGGTCCGAGCACCTGCAGCGCACGATGGGCACCTTCCAGCTGATGATGTTCGGCGTCGGCGCCACCATCGGTACCGGCATCTTCTTCGTCCTCGCGGTAACGGTGCCCGAGGCCGGCCCGGCGGTGATGATCACCTTCCTGCTGGTCGGGGTGATCGCCGCGCTGACCGCGCTGTGCTACGCCGAGGTCGCCTCGACCATCCCGGTCTCCGGCTCCGCCTACTCGTACTCGTTCGCCTCGCTGGGCGAGCTGCCGGCGTACATCGTCGGCTGGTGCCTGATCCTCGAGTACGGCGTGGCCGCCGCTGCCACCTCGGTCGGCTGGGCGGAGTACTTCAACGCGCTGCTCGACGACGTCTTCGGCTTCCAGATCCCCGCCTCCCTGAGCGCCGGCCTGCTCGCGGAGGACCCCGGCATCGTCAACCTGCCCGCGGTCGTCCTGGTGGGTCTGTGCTGCCTGTTGCTGTTGCGCGGTGCAAAGGAGTCGGCCCGCGCGAACGCGATCATGGTGGTGATCAAGCTCTGCGTGCTGGCGCTGTTCGTGGTGATCGCGCTGACCTGGTTCGAGTCGGGCAACCTCCGGCCGTTCGCGCCGGAGGGGATCAGCGGCGTCTCCGCCGCGATCCCGGCGATCTTCTTCACCTTCCTCGGCATCGACGCGGTCTCCACCGCCGGCGAGGAGGTCAAGGACCCCGGCCGGACCATCCCGCGGGCGGTCTTCGGCGCCGTCGCGATCGTGACGGTCTTCTACCTGCTGGTCGCCTTCGCCGCCGTCGGCGCCCAGCCGAGGTCGAGGTTCGAGGGACAGGACGCCGGCCTCGAAGCGATCCTGAACGACGTCACCGGGGTCGCGCTGCCCGGCATCATCATCGCCGTCGGCGCGGTCGTCTCGATCTTCTCGGTCACCCTGATCACCATCTACGGCCAGACCCGGATCCTGTTCGCGATGGGCCGCGACGGGATGCTGCCGCCGTTGTTCAAGGAGGTGAACCGGAGCACCCTCTCGCCGAACCGGAACGTGCTCGTCACCAGCGCCTTCATCGCGATCCTGGCCGCGCTCGTACCGATCGACAAGCTGTTCGACCTGGTCAGCATCGGCACCCTGGCCGCCTTCATGGTGGTCTCCGCGACGGTGATCATCCTGCGCCGGACCCGGCCCGACCTGAAACGTGGCTTCCGGTTGCCGTTCGGCCCGGTGATCCCGATCCTCTCGATCGTCGCCTGCGCGTACGCCGCCAGCACGATCGCCGCCGTCACCTGGATCTCGGTCGCCCTCTGGCTGGTTCTCGCGCTCACTATCTACTTCCTCTACAGCCGCAAACACTCCGTCCTGGCCGATCGTGGCGAAAGTGCCGGCCAGTGA